Proteins encoded together in one Chroogloeocystis siderophila 5.2 s.c.1 window:
- a CDS encoding Uma2 family endonuclease: protein MQTEQRYYTPEEYLKLEEAAEFKSEYLDGQIVPMAGGSTKHNRIAGNLYTALNFAFRQQNYEVFIGNVRLWIPDKRFYTYPDVMVIAGEPEYYNNRTDTITNPRVIVEVLSESTQGYDREEKFRAYRTIASFQEYLLIDQNSIHIDHLSQTGKKRWELREYDQEDEAVALTTVPFEISLLDLYNKVKFEPADAQHNSSGSET, encoded by the coding sequence ATGCAAACAGAACAGCGCTACTACACTCCAGAGGAATACTTGAAGTTAGAGGAGGCTGCTGAATTCAAAAGTGAATATCTCGATGGGCAAATAGTTCCAATGGCAGGCGGTTCAACAAAGCATAATCGAATTGCAGGTAATTTATATACTGCACTAAATTTTGCGTTTAGGCAGCAAAACTACGAAGTTTTTATCGGAAATGTCCGGTTGTGGATACCCGACAAGCGGTTTTACACCTATCCAGATGTTATGGTGATAGCTGGAGAACCAGAGTATTACAATAACCGTACAGACACAATTACTAATCCGCGCGTTATTGTCGAAGTCTTATCAGAATCGACTCAAGGTTATGATCGCGAAGAAAAATTTCGTGCTTATCGAACGATCGCTTCTTTCCAAGAGTACTTACTCATCGATCAAAACTCAATCCACATCGATCACCTTTCGCAAACAGGAAAAAAACGCTGGGAACTGCGCGAGTACGATCAAGAAGATGAAGCCGTTGCTTTAACAACAGTCCCTTTTGAGATTTCCCTCCTCGATTTATACAATAAAGTTAAGTTTGAACCTGCGGATGCGCAACACAACAGTTCAGGTTCTGAAACATAA
- the murG gene encoding undecaprenyldiphospho-muramoylpentapeptide beta-N-acetylglucosaminyltransferase → MATKLLIAASGTGGHLFPAIALAEQLPDYEIEWLGVPDRLETQLVPAQYPLHKISVAGFQERLGLNTLRNLSKIATSVFQVRQVLQQGAFQGVFTTGGYIAAPAVLAARSLGIPAILHESNAIPGKVTRFFSSFCTAVALGFEPAAQYLPRINTIYTGTPVRSQFLSAKKQLPPLDLPIPDDAFLVIVVGGSQGAVAVNQIIRQCAPAWFDAGVWIVHLTGNNDPDVASLQHPQYFPLPFYDNMASLLHRANLAIGRSGAGTVTELAMTCKPAIFIPFPAAAEDHQFYNAQVLAASGAAIVFRQKELTPEVLQRQVLELLHSPSELQKMAAAAEKIAVPDSAERLAKLVRELVH, encoded by the coding sequence ATGGCAACAAAATTATTAATTGCGGCGAGTGGTACTGGCGGACATCTGTTTCCCGCGATCGCGCTAGCTGAACAACTGCCAGATTACGAAATTGAGTGGTTGGGCGTTCCCGACCGCTTAGAAACGCAGTTAGTTCCCGCACAATATCCACTTCATAAAATCTCAGTTGCAGGATTTCAAGAGCGCTTGGGTTTGAACACGCTACGTAATCTGAGTAAAATTGCGACTTCTGTTTTTCAAGTACGCCAGGTATTACAACAAGGCGCATTTCAAGGTGTCTTCACAACTGGCGGTTACATCGCCGCCCCTGCTGTGCTTGCGGCGCGATCGCTCGGAATTCCGGCGATTCTCCACGAATCTAACGCGATTCCTGGAAAAGTTACGCGCTTTTTTAGCTCGTTTTGTACGGCTGTCGCACTGGGATTTGAACCCGCAGCCCAGTACTTACCACGAATTAACACAATTTATACAGGGACACCTGTGCGATCGCAGTTTTTAAGTGCAAAGAAACAATTACCTCCGCTTGATCTCCCCATCCCCGACGATGCTTTTCTGGTTATTGTTGTTGGCGGTAGCCAAGGTGCGGTTGCAGTTAATCAAATTATCCGCCAATGCGCACCTGCATGGTTTGACGCTGGCGTGTGGATTGTACATTTGACAGGAAACAACGATCCTGATGTCGCAAGTCTGCAACATCCGCAGTATTTTCCGCTACCTTTTTACGACAACATGGCAAGTTTGCTGCACAGAGCAAATTTAGCGATTGGGCGATCGGGGGCTGGTACTGTCACCGAGTTAGCAATGACTTGCAAACCTGCAATTTTTATTCCCTTCCCAGCAGCTGCGGAAGACCATCAATTCTACAATGCCCAAGTTTTAGCTGCATCCGGTGCAGCGATCGTATTTCGCCAAAAAGAATTAACTCCTGAAGTGTTACAACGTCAAGTGTTGGAATTATTACACTCACCCAGCGAATTACAAAAAATGGCTGCTGCTGCGGAAAAAATAGCAGTTCCTGATAGTGCGGAAAGATTGGCGAAGTTAGTGCGCGAGTTAGTACATTAG